In Acipenser ruthenus chromosome 44, fAciRut3.2 maternal haplotype, whole genome shotgun sequence, the genomic stretch acattgttgacattaggcaggttgaaacattggatccTTTTTAGTCTGAACTGAaaacattacttaaaaaaaatatatatatatgtgctgaGTGTATGGTACATAAGAGCTCTCCTGCTTTGTTTTAAACTTTGCACAGCTCTTTGGGTTGCCATGGCAAATGAAGGGTGCtgcataaaaatacatttcataggGTGTAGGGccctatgatatatatatatatatatatatatatatatattatataaataatgaaaTTAGCAGTAGAGCATGAAGCTTGAAAACgtacatatttgaagggaaatTTGCAGAATGTTTTGTCTTTTCTCTCAGATCAATTTTTGTTCTTGCAATCCCATTCTGAATAAAGATTTTGCACATAATTGTTAGGCTACCTAATTGTTAGCACTGCAGCAAACAATTGTGAttcaaaaacaatgaaaacacaaataaatagataaacatgaaaaacaaacagaaatacttCATAAGTTTTCAGGGAGCAAATCCGAGTGAAACCCCCTGCCTCTCACCCTGATCAGCAGCACCGTGTGGCTCCGGCTGGACCGCGTGTTCAGTTTGGTGCTGGCCATGGTGCGGTTCTGGCTGGCTGGGAGGAAATGGCTCTCAAACTCTGAAAAGGAGCCGATGGTTCTCTGGGTTAGGCCCGGGATCAGGATGTTTTTGTCTTTATCCTCTCGGATCGGCAGGTCCTGGTCCTGGGGCTCAAGCAGGTCCAAAACCTGGAACAATAAATATAAAGTTCAGGCCCTGGTATTGTCCCgccttgattactgcaactccctcctagccggcctccctgcctctgccatcCGTCCACTCCATCTCGTCCAAAActgctgctcaccttgtcttttcccttcgtcgtttctcccacgctacatcGCTGCTCCATTCTCTGCACTGGCTCTCTATCGCCGccccaattcaaaactcttgtacttgcctattctgctctctcctgtctccagactatcatttctccctacaccccctcccaccccctccgctcctccaccacctggcagactagctgtacccccaCTCCGCTCCCccacctccagagcccgctccgtctccacccttgcccctcagtggtggaatgacctacccacagatatcaggactgctcagtccctgacgaccttccggtgcctcctcaagacacacctgttcagacagcacctgtaaacctcacaactctccactatactggactctATGGCTCCCAGTtgttccagtacttgcatcagcttgtacctgcACTGATCTGCTCCAGACCTTgtcgtattctactactgctaaTTATAACCAcctcctgtatcttgtacttgattttactcttacaggtatccgatttcactttctttttgtgattgctcttacttgaaatcattctcattcaCTCATTCTTATCCACTACGGGCTCTTagtggactttactcgtataaacAGATATCTTTACTATTAAATCGaactcactcttaaatgtaattatttactatatTCTCTagtttgctcttatttgaatttgatgttatttgccattgattttattgtactttataactgctcttatctgtaatgtgatattctgtaatgtgatactttgtaacaattgtaagtcacctggataagggtgtcggctaagaaataaataataaaggtggaaataagactcccattgcatagcggtttgatccatgcctggtttcactaggagtttaataataagacatacctgagcttgttacctagacacactggggctaatcaagctggtagtaaaacctggaatggatcaaactgctgtgcaataggagtcttatttccagctctAAAATAAGATGatgattttctgtttcattcctGAAACGTTTCAGGGTCATCCATGCTTGTTCACAGGTTGAACATTTAGGAAAATAACTGGAAACCTTAGAAAAACTGCATGAGTGCGTGAGGCGATGGAATGGCGATTGTATTAAATTTTGCTCTTATGCTTTTGCTCCCTCACCGGTACCTTCTCCTTGTATATCTGTGTGAATagacattaacacacacacccccccctaCACCcccagacagagacacacaccagAGTCCTGCAACGGGTCGGGAGCCCGCGGGTGACCTGCAAAGCAGGTCGGGATGTGAACTTTTTTGGCAGTTTGCGGTTCGGgtcagaaaatgtaattttcaggtctgaatttgaatcaccaaaaacctTTTCTGTTCATTACAGCGTACCCATCTGTAAGATCCTTTTATCaggtctgcttggtgatattaaacatgtctgtggacaaggtgaaacaaaagatagcgcagggtttatatcgtGCAGTGGATAATAGTGCGAGAGGTAAgagtggaattcttttggaatcataacGAATGAAAATAATGAGCATGTGACTGGGTTCGTTGCATCATATTTTTGTGCATGGTATAAACTCTGATatgagtgtgtgaatgtgagagcttGAGAGAGTCAGTCCGCGCAGGCAGCAGGTAAatgacaaacacttgcgggtttgggtcgggttgcattcctatatttgtggggacttctcattgactatctctatatttatttactattcctaactccagtcaaacaaaactccacacagggtgaaagtcaacaacaaacaaaatatttgggcACTTTATtcgttttaaaaaacagtaatgactgtttaatatctgtttaaacaCTACAAGGACggtaggtttttatttatttattttttttttttaaaaaatttaggtcgttgccaattagtttttattattttttccccaatttgaaatgcccaattttttttaggctcagctcaccgctaccacccctgcgctgactcgggaggggcgaagatgaacacacgctgtcctctgaagcgtgtgccgtcagccgtccgcttctttacacgctgcagactcactgtgcagccgccccagagctacagcgtcggaggacaacgcagctctgggcagtttacaggcaagcccgcaggcgcccggccagactacaggggtcgctggtgcgcggtgagccgaggataccctggccgacctaaccctccctccccccggacgacgctcggccaattgagcgccgccccctgggagctcccgtccacggtcggctgtggaatagcctggactcgaaccggcgacgtccaggctatagagtgcatcctgcactccagcgagtgcttttactggatgcgccactcgggagccctcataAGGTAGGTTTTGTCAAACTTTCCTTTCTTGTGGAGACTTTTTTGACCCAGCAAGCACTATAAACTtgcccagagacacacacacacgccctccctccacacacacagtcAGTTACATGTGGTACCTTCTCGTTGTAGATCTCCAGGTAGGACATGCTCACACTGTGCTCCCAGTCCTGGCTGGCTGGCAGGCCGCTCTCCTCCCTCACCATCTGGAACACGTCCCTCACAGCCCTGGGGATCACTCCCGGCTCCTCCGCTCCGCCCAGCATGGTGTGAGTCTTacctgagagagacacacagagattatacacacacacacacacacacacacaggtcacaGCCCTGGGGATCACTCCCGGCTCCTCCACTCCGCCCAGCATGGTGTGAGTCTTacctgagacacagagagggtcATTACAGGAGGGAGCTCCATACacctaatacacacacacacacagggattcaTTCATCTACATTACAGGAGGAAGCTCCATACACctgatacaaacacacacacacacacacaatgcacggTTACtcctgacaggcacacacacacaaggcatTAGTGCTCTCTAGATGACAGGACAGAGCTCCACACTGCACTGTTactcccgacacacacacacacacacacacacatagattcTGAGGCGCTAAAACGCTCCCAGTGTTtaagatcctactacttcacctgcaAGGCTATTCCGTGCacttataactctctgtgtaaaaaaagtgcgtCCTACCTTCCGTTCTAAACTTACTTTCTCAGCTTCCATTTAACGCCTCTTGTTCTACTGTGCTGAATTAGAAGCAATGTCTATGGGTTAACTTTATCTTTTaggccaggggttcccaaactgtgggtcacgggagcaatgacattctatgtattatTTTCGATTAATAGCTAAAAGCAAGTGCCGgcggcagctgtaactgtagaaaaataaagtgtagcaagggagttattggcggactgtcaatcaaagcagaaattcacaaatcagaggtCACAGATTGATGCCTGTAGGCAGGATGGAGAGCGAgggctctgacaatagggcagtgttaaggtcatgtgacaGTTCTgctgtaaaaagtgtgttcagtgttaataaaattacaatatgtcgaatccaCAACCAAATAATACGCTTTGCAAagtataaaagaacaaaacagaCAGCTGCAGGAGTTTGAACTGTACCACAggctcagctttgaggtgctggaatgggttttttcttttgtagaaacgttttcatactaacttttgtacttgataacattcatttaaaaattcaattggtGAATACGTTtctgtgactaattagctattcacatttaaaatattgagtactttgatgtatgtttcacTGTTAACTAATTCAAGTTATGAATCAAAgtgataaatcttgttacataccggtaattgacttattaaaatgtttggctaTCCTGCTATTatattgattactggctcgttcacagtcgtcttaaaataacgctagaatatgttttgttgaagaagaagaagaagaagaagaagaagaagaagaagaagaatacgtTTTTTGACTGATtcgggatcagcctagttgcccttctctgtaccttcgaGTGCAGTGATGTCTTATCGGACTTACTACTCTTACAAGCAAACATTTTTACTATAACTTTAACTGCTCAGTTGAATTCGCTTtcaattgatttccattacacgagagtagatgttaaaacttcatgctgatttgaactcggctctcgccaagataagcaccaactaagacgtagctttacagtaaactaatgtgatccatctgtgtctccatccatttgcgtttccttccataagatgatgtagatatccttctgtctggtgttgatggctgaagtgtaatgctgccttcagggatcagcttatttgcctccctagcgcatcagcacacacaacggctgcgatgctggctccggggatcaaccacagtgcggtctcctcagtgcatcagcatgacaaccgtctggatttaactaagtagggtacatctctggggtcttcaagtgggcatcttcctcggtgtttcgtcgactagcccacgacacctcaagagggctcgacggtgattctggcgtcccagcatcacccccctccgaccctttattcattatttgctcttatttgaatttgatcttattttctactgattttattgtactttataactgctgttatctgtaatgagatactttgtactgtgatattttgtaacaattttaagtcgccgtggataagggcatctgctaataaataataatgataataataataataataataataataataacaacaataataacaacaacaacaacaacatcagaaATGTTTGTGAATGTGCAAAGGCCATTCAGCCTTATTGAGATCAAACTCTCCACAGAAAATCGGGCGCCGACAGTCGGGTGTGGGTGGCTGGTGTCGATGGGGCTGATTCACCCTTCAGAGTGAATTaagaagcagctgcttgggtttgtgatgatcgctggtTTTTCTTCAGACTCCACGGAGAACAACGACCCACACAAacccagcagctgtttctttgCTCTGAATGAATCAGCTCGATTGACACCAGCGACCCTCACCTGAGGAGAGCTCGACCGGGATGATCGAACGGACTCACCTGCCCCTGTCGGCCCGTATGCGAAGACGCTGGTGTTCTGGCCAGTCAGCAGGTGAGACAGAACCGGCTTCACTGAGCCGGTGTACACCTCCTGCTGAGAGGAGTTCTCTCCATAGAACGCATCAaacctgcggggggggggggggggggggggggaggtggggaagagagaaagaaagagagagaaggagagagagagagagagagagagagagagagagagaggggaaagagagagaaagaaagaaaggaaaaaagaaattaacaaagaaaGAAGAGAGACAGGCAGTCAAACAGAGTGCATTAGAGCCAAGGGGCTACTTAAATGATATTTCATGACTAAAaaggtacaaataaaaaaaataacagaacagATGACACAAAGACTGACAAACATTATTTTCGTGAAAACAGCCCATGAATGTactgggaggggggtggggttcATAATAGTGTTGGGAAAGACACAGCGACAGTTGTAGGTTTTGGTAACAAAGAGGTTCCTCAAAAACAGCCCCCAAAATCCAGCTGCTTACTACTGAATTCAGGGAgtgaaacaagactcctattgcacagcagtgtcacccattccaggttttactaccagcttgattagcctcagtgtgtctaggtaacaagctcaggtgtgtcttattaaactcataattAGGCCAGGACACAGtagaacctggaatgggtgacattgctgtgcagtaggagtcttatttcactCCCTGATTTAAGGCAAAGAAAGGCAAGTCTCATTCCCATCGCTGTCGCACTACTGCAAGGTTTCTGGTTTTCaatccagctgagctctcaattaattaactaaacccttaattgaactcataattttgcttaattagacttttttaaaattgttctcagctcctaaaatatatatatatatatatatatatatatatatatatatatatatatatataatcatagatttcaagttacttatacaattTTACAGTTAACTTGACATCAGCTGTTTAAGAcctgaaaacattattttttttttatttttttaattagttcaattaagggtctagttgagtaattgagagctcaggtggaacaaaagccagaagacacagggggtccccaggaccgggtttgagaagccctgtatTGAGTGTTTAATTAAACAGGGGTCTCAGACTCACTTCCTGGAGTGGGCCGCAGTGTTTCCTGGCTTTCGTTCCAGCCTgatctctcaattacttaattggtctaattactTGATTAATTGGACACTTAACACGtctctctccaggcctcaaaatgtttcataggttagtgtaccttgaatcaagcgTATTTTCTAAATCAACTACAACTGACcttgaaaaaaatatgaaaacatgtccaattgaacaaataattagatcaatgaaGTGAAtggagagcttaagttggaatgaaaaccaggagaccATGCATCCCTCCTGGACTGGAGCATGACACCCCTGGGTTAGTAGTTCTAGGTGAAGATGGGCAGCCTTACTGGTAGCTCATGGTTTCCATGGTGTTCCTCCAGTTAAGGATTTCGAGGGACTGGTTTCCTGTACCCCGCACGCACAGCCCCTCCTTCCCCTCATCATCCCGGCTCATATAGGGGCGCAGCCTCACCGACACTCGAACCCGAGTCGCTGCCGAGTGAGACGGCTTCTTCACCAGCCCGGCTTCGGCCAGGCTCACCCGCATCGCTGCCATTGCTGAGGGGTTGGGGGGCAGGAGACCTGGGTTCAATGGTTTTAGTCGCACAAGTAGCAATGTAAAATTACAGTTTGCATCAGTTATACACATTTTGTTATCACTTTGAAATGCTATATTGCCCAAGTGTATCTCATTTTGTTTATACTTTAATGTTTTGCATATAATTTGCATAATTCGTGTATTTTCTCATTTCTGCCCATTTTATTTGATGCAAAGTGCTTCGAGGTGCCTTTATTGGTGCGAAGTACGCTATAAAAATTGACTGATTATGTATGTACAGATATGCAAGAAGTATTGAAACCTTCCTGACACTTTCCGAAGGGAATGTAAATTAACTGGTACGTCTACGCTGTTTCTGCCGAGTGCTCTGAAGCTGACCTAGGGTCAGTGACAGATGTAACTGTGCAATTGGTAATCGATTGAGATCAAATGTAACTGTATTTGAACCTCTGTACACCTGTGTAATCGTAGTTTATACCaggatatgattattattattattattattgtttatttagcagacgcctttatccaaggcgacgtacaaagactagggtgtgtgaactatgcatcagctgcagagtcacttacaactacatctcacccgaaagacggagcacaaggaggtgaagtgacttgctcagggtcacacaatgagtcagtggctgaggtgggatttgaaccggggacctcctggttacaagcccttttctttaaccactggaccacacagcctccttgaagTTCAGTTACACATTTATTTGTCATAAGATCCCTGTTCTTGCATTAACCGCTTTTGGTGAaacccctaataataataataataataataataataataataataataataatgtctagtATGTATCTGTACCTGTGATTATCATTGttgggttatttagaataaacacATGAATGTGGGGAGTTGATGTTACTTTTTAGTGAAATCATAATTATTAGTATAGTAATTTAACACAAGAGCACTGTAACTGCAATGGCAATTTCAGCAGagtgcagcataattgtaacgaACTGCAATTAATATAATTGATAACTGTCATTGATGTTACTGTACCGTCCGTGTACACCTAATGTAATAGCAattagacattttgaaaatattttgccaGCAGCTTttgggcttatttatttatttatttattaccagtaCAAATGATACTGTCAATAAGACACCCCCCATCTCAGGGCTTAAGAAATAAGAATATGTATGTTATTGTAAATTTAGAGGCGGggaaaatagtatttttttttttactttacaattctttttaaatcaatttccaattcccatttaatcaattcaaacacagcattgatcaaaattgcaactAGTAGCATTCTGTCAAAACGAGTTTCTCACAGCGGCGACAAATGACTAAGACGCTGTTCGCCAATGAAATCGGCTTCAATTGAAACTCCAGTTGGACAgtcttcaataaataaataaacacacctttTAAACGCGTGTTCTCAATCGTGACACGTATGCTATTGGTATTTCAAATATCTTGTGAAATGAAATTGaaataaagaaaattaaaacgtaaACATTGAGTCGGCCGCtcacaacagaaaataagaaACACACCTAAACTTACCTTATTTATAAAATTCTCTCGTCCCGTTATCGCGAATTCCTTTTTTTCTTCTATTCCAGcttatatttgatattttttgttGATATATTTTGGTTAAAAGTCGTTTTAAAAACAGCGTTTTCTTATCTCACGAGCCCTCTGTTCTTTTTTGAATTTCGAGCGTCTGCAGGAGGAACGCCTGCACTGGCCAATCAGAACGCAAACCGGACGTACAAGACCCGCCCATTCCTTGACGACCGTCGACTTTTTCCTAAGCAACAGGGAGTAGAGAAATGAAACACGATTATAATACTTCGCTTTGAATGAAAGTACAAATGGTAAAACAGAactgtttgttattgtaaatatattaaattatttacatGTTATAAGCTCGCATGTGATTTTAAGACTTACTTTGATTCAAAATGCGTTTAAAAAATGCAGCGAATTAACCTCCTGACGTCACCAACCCAAACAAAAGACGAACCCAGAACCATTTTGAaataaaatttattttttaaccatcgTGCGTTCGTAAGTTTGCATTAACGAATCAGCGTCGTAGTCAGGTGTTTAACTTTATTTTGGCAcggttttaaatatttatagatATTTACAACCCCCCCCCTAACCACGCCCCCAAAACAAAGCGCTTCAGAAAAATGGCGGAAATgtgatttttgttctttttaaaaacgTTTGCATTCTCGAAGAAAACAGAATAGTTTACCCGTCAAgtaaacaaaatataatatttttgttttgcaagcaAAATTAGCGTATAAGTGTGCTAATGTGGACTTAATTGAATGCGAAGAAGGTTGACGGCAGTTATTTAAGAATCTGGCGCGATTTTATTAAGTACCGgtaagtatttattattaattttatgttgtttttttaataggtaTGCATTTTGTATCTAAACATGGCGCACGATACCTGTTCCGCAGTGTAAGGGCCGCCTTATAAAAGGGGAGCACTGTACGTCGTTACAAAAATAGATGTGTGATCTGTATTGCTGTCGGATTTCTACAGTGACTTTTAAAACATGTTGTACCATTTGTTAACATACTAGTGCTGTTGTATATGATGTAACAGTTAACAGTGAAGTAAAGTCTTAGATATTTTTGCACGTTTCTAtgctttgcattttttattttatatatcataTATTGATTTTTATAtgtgatttaaaagcccatttagttgtttcacggggggggggggatctgtaaatgaaatcaattttactatgaTCGCGTTGCTCAGCTGTGATTGAGAGACAGGAGTGGCTTAACAGGGATCAATTGAATTCTTGAAGTCAGGGATAAAcactgaaaaccagaagccctaattcTAAGTGACCCGCGGTTTGCCTCTGCTGTGCTTGAACGGATGCCATTTCTGTTTAAGCGATGCAGTCGGCAGAAACATCAACGGGGGAGGTGCAGAAAGGACTGGAGTCTCTAGCCGTCGACGCTCCGGAAGAGAAGAAAATAAGCGAGGGAGCAAGAGACAGAGGAgtggaggaggaggcagagagagcAGGGGGAGAAACAACAGAGaaagatgaagatgatgatgatgagatgGAAAGAGAGGGAGACAGAAACGAAGGTTTGTTTGCGAAACTAAACTTTCCTGTTCACTGCCGGTGGGTAGAGAATTCGTTCTATGCTTGTGTTTATAATATAGTTTAGTTTCAGGTGCACAAGTATTTCAAACACAACTTTATAGtggggctggaaataagactcccgttgcacagcagcgtgatccattcctggtttcactaggagtttaataataagacacacatgagcttgttagctagacacactgggggctgatcaagctggtagtaaaacctaaAATctattctctcgcctcttattagctttattaatatggtcactggcccctccctttaaaggagcgctgaccatctttaaaatccattctctcgcctcttattagctttattaacactatcactggcccctccctttaaaggagcgctgaccatctttaaaatccattctctcgcctcttattagctttattaacactatCACTGGCCCCttcctttaaaggagcgctgaccatctttaaaatccattctctcacctcttattagctttattaacaggatcactggcccctccttttaaaggagcgctgaccatctttaaaatccattctctgacctcttattagctttatcaaTGATGATGTTAATAAAGGACTGCGTAAGTGATTCAAAATGAGATCAAtcttataaacaaataaaattgtTCCTAATCTTCCACACGCGTTTTAATATTGAGTACTGGGGCACTGTTGAGCTGTTTTGCAGTGACAGGATTAAATGATATTTCTTCCATTTAATGATGACTGTTTGATTTTTTGTTGTTATGTGTGATTTCTAATAGATGGAGGGATggcaggagagggagagagagaaggagagggggaggcaCTGAAGGAGGGCGACTCAGAAGACTGGTGTTTGCCCTGCAGCGATGATGAAATTTCAGAACCTGCTCACTGGACCCCGCCTGTCACAGAGATCAGGCGTCTCTACGGGCTACTAGCCACAGGAGGGGTCCTTGAGCTCAATGTGGAGCTCCTCCCCCGACGACCCCCGACCCCGGAGCCCGACCCCGACCGTATGAGCGGGGCGAGCGAGGATTCCGAGGAGGAGCGAGAGAGGAGGGAGCGGgaggacagggagagagagaggtgagcatctttaaaatccattctctcacctattgttagctttattaacatgatcactgtcCCCTcctgtttctttgtgtttttttagggCTCCCTCTCCTACAGAGTTTGATTTTGATGACGAGGCGCCCCCTGTCACCCCAAAAACATCTTTCATCGACCGCAGGAGAACCCCAGGTAACTGTCTGTATATCTCTAGTAGCCCTGGCTATAACTACAGTGCCCAGCATGTCTCTGCACCTACAGCAATGGCAAGGGATGCTGGGGACTGTAGTTCTTTAGATGCAAACGCTGCAAACCTTTGTTCCAATACATGTAAATGCTCACAATTCATCTACACAGTGAGTCGGACCCGCCCTGTTTCAGTGTGCTTCTCTCCCACTCTCTCAGGTTCTGTGGGTCGCCCCCAGCGCAGGGAGGCCCGCTTGGACAAGGTTCTGTCGGACATGAAGAGGCACAAGAAGATCGAGGAGCACATCCTGAGAACTGGCCGAGACGTCTTCAAGCAGCAGCAACCAGAAGCAGAACCACAGCCCGGTCACAAGAACCAGGGCCCGGGCAGCGGCACCCCCAAACGAGGGCCCAGCGCCATCTTCTCACCCCAGCAACGCAAATACTGAGACTGGACCGGAACCAGAACCGACATGGGAGCAGAAAGAagggccagctgagagaattcgAATACTGAGCTTAAGAtttaaatcaacacacacacacctaacattagagttaggggtaggggtaagtgttaaggttagggttagaggtagGGGTGAGGTTAGTTTGGATTAGGATCATAGAAGAATCGCATTAATTTCACTTTCTAACACTGGATGCTGTTGAAGAAAGCGTTTGCCCTTTAGAGTGCCAGTGGTGATGGCACTCCCCGTGACAGCGCTCTCTGGATCGGAGCTCCTTATGAACACAGAGCCCACAGGATGCGTTGCAAGCGCTGTGGTGCCGTGGTGATGTCACTCCCCGTGACAGCGCTCTCTGGATCGGAGCTCCTTATGAACACAGAGCCCACAGGATGCGTTGTAAGCGCTGAGGTGCCGCGGTCTAGAGAACACGCAGGGGCTCCAAGGGAACGTTTCGTGTGTATGATAGAATGTAGTTCAGTTTTACACTAGCCAGTGTTTCTGCACCAGGTGAAGAGCGCGGCCTGGCTTTCTGCACCTCAGAACTGACCCAAACACCTCCTCCTCACCCCAGCAACTTTAAAACCAGCTCCTACTGAACCAGAACCGACTCAATCCAGTGTGTGTCGGTCACAAGATCCACTCAACAAACAATGAGAAGAGAC encodes the following:
- the pagr1 gene encoding PAXIP1-associated glutamate-rich protein 1, whose translation is MQSAETSTGEVQKGLESLAVDAPEEKKISEGARDRGVEEEAERAGGETTEKDEDDDDEMEREGDRNEDGGMAGEGEREGEGEALKEGDSEDWCLPCSDDEISEPAHWTPPVTEIRRLYGLLATGGVLELNVELLPRRPPTPEPDPDRMSGASEDSEEERERREREDRERERAPSPTEFDFDDEAPPVTPKTSFIDRRRTPGSVGRPQRREARLDKVLSDMKRHKKIEEHILRTGRDVFKQQQPEAEPQPGHKNQGPGSGTPKRGPSAIFSPQQRKY